In the genome of Osmerus mordax isolate fOsmMor3 chromosome 10, fOsmMor3.pri, whole genome shotgun sequence, the window atGTACATTTTGTAAATGGAAGTCAGgtgggtgagggaatcgggccagtaatcataaggttgccagttcgattcccggctgtgcaaaatgacgttgtgtccttggtcaaggcactttaccctacttgcctcggggggaatgtccctgtacttactgtaagtcgctctggataagagcgtctgctaaatgactaaatgtaaatgtaataatgctTTCGGAAAAAACCTcctaaatgaatcaaatgtaaggTGTAGGCTACGTGATGTAAGGATACAAAGTGGGGCATTCTTTTCTAGAATAGTGTGATTATGTTGATGACCTTAAAAATGAAACCTCAATCAAATCATTCTTCCTCTAGGAAGAATGATTTTAAAAAGATCGAAATATATAGGCTGTTTCTTGTTGGCTCTATTTGTTTTTCAATACGCCGTAAATCGTATTCTTACTCCAATTACAAggactttttcaaataaagaGATCTTGAAGGACAATGGCTGGAGTATTTACTTCATTCATACAAAGCAATATCGGTCGTCACCTGTGTAGTTTGGCATCCAGTCGTCAACGATCAGTGGCCTACAAAAGAAAAACGAACTACAAATCTACGGTATTTTCGAGCTAACAAATACTTACGTCATCCACTTGCGCCAGACTTAAGGAAGCATGGCTGGAATTGTGACAAACGGATCTGTACCAAAACATGCTTCTTTATCAACTTTACAGTCTTTGAATGGACTTTTTGCCATTTATAAAAAGGAAGGACCCACGTCCGCAGATGTGTTGAACTCATTAAAAGAAGCACTCCTCAAAGGTAGCCATCCATTACGTTTGATTAGCGTTGTATTatctcttgttactgtagtagctagctctagctggcTTGCTAGCTGCAGTGCAGTGTGCAACTGCATGCTATGTTAGCAAAGACTATGCGATGCTGGGGAAAATTCCAAATCAAGCTACTAGGTAGCTTGTTTCATTCAGTATCTTTtatcatattattattatgactTAACTAGAACTTCAAAAAAGAAATATTTTTCAACTGTAATATAGATTTCAAAGTTTTTTAATTACCCAAGTTATCTTTCGTTGCTTCGGGGGAAAGCAGCCTGATGAAATGCGGTGTCATTCTGTGCGCCGTAGCCGAATTGAACGCTTTCACACTCGTCTAGATAGTTGCATCATAGGCTTATTACCAAACAGAATAAACGAGTCAGTCGattcttctatactctttgctATTACTGTTAGTAACACTGCTATCGCTGTGTTAGCCTACTGGAATCAGTCATTGGAACACTTGTGTGGCAATGTTGAATGTGTATTGCCCTGCGCGAGCCACCTTCGGTGTTGGTTTGGGCGGCAACTACCGAAAATCAAGGTTTATTCCAGCAGGGCTACAGTTGTTACTAGgggtggaacaatatatcgcaatacaaaaattgtacaatatgtatcgtagagttatggcaatatttttacaatatgacgtccgtttgatgctattggttgagctaccagcacgcgACCTACTCAGCACCTGCGTCATGTGTGCgttcattgcattcacagaaatcgcttgaactgagttaactaaattgCATGTAAAACAAAGttattgaaaatgttaaatattttggaaataaatctgttaattgaatttgtttaataaaaaatgctgttcaaaatatcgtgatacgtatagtacacccagtatcgtaatacgtatcgaatcgtgagctgagtgtatcttTACACCCCTAGTTGTTACAGCACTGTAGCTAGCACTGATTTGGTCTTTGATTGATGATAGCCTACCATCACAAACACAGTGTTTGTGGATGCTATATGTTGagttagggttgtggtggtcatttgaatTTGCTTTATTTTAAGCCTTGTTACAAACCATAACAAGTTTGTATGGTTTATTACTACatgataaaagaaagaaaaaataacacaTATTTCATGCATTTGCATCAGAGGCAGGTGTTAAAAACCCTAATCCCCGCAAGAGGAAGAAACAAGCTCTGAAAATAGGGCATGGAGGTACTCTGGACAGCGCTGCCTCAGGTGTTCTCGGTGAGTTCCTTTCGTAGAAACTAGGATCAATATGAAGGATGAGACACGATGGGACCAGATTTTGCTCTGATTCTGCATTACTGCATGGTGAATGGCAAGGTTACCGTTACCCTTTAGCTAATTTAGGGTCGGTTACTGTAGGTTACGAGCTGACGCTGGTCCGATGAACATTATCACATGATGTGTTGTGACGTTTTTTTCCTCAAACTTGATATTCAACCTAGCTCATCTGTAGGGAGTATTTGACAAATTCTTCCATTTACTCAATCACATGAATACCCATTTCGTCTCCGGTTCCGTAACATGATCATCCAAACCAAAAGTGTGAACTTTTAGATGTATTTAAACTTGTTAGCGCCATCTTCTGGTTGGTTAAAAAAACATTGTCTGTTTCAGTTGTTGGGATAGGGAACGGTACGAAGATGCTCAGTACAATGTTGGCTGGCTCTAAAGTGAGTGGTCCTTATCAGTATCATTACAAAACACTCAGATGAATGCATGTGTATATACAGGCTAGCGATGGGTCTGTGCATAATGCTGTAATACTGGGTAAAATTCAGCTTCTGTCTTCAGAAATACAGAGCGGTCGGTGAGTTGGGGAAAGCCACAGACACCCTGGATGCCACCGGCAGTGTGGTTCACCAGGAGAAATATGGTGAGGAACTCAGGGGCAGCACagaggggtggagcagggtcccagggcagcacagaggggtggagcagggtcccagggcagcacagaggggtggagcagggtcccagggcagcacagaggggtggagcagggtcccagggcagcacagaggggtggagcagggtcccagggcagcacagaggggtggagcagggttCCAGGGCAGCACaggggggtggagcagggtcCCAGGCCagcacagagaggtggagcagggtcccagggcagcacagaggggtggggtggtgatAGTCCAGGCCTGCTGGGATCTGTCTGATTGTAAGCAGTGTTCAGAGCCACGGTGCTTGATGGAGAAcggggagaggtgtggggacAGCTCAGTCGCAGAGCGTTTGTGAGTctacctctgtgtgtctcctcagaTCACATCACCCAGGAGCTGCTGCAGGAGAAGCTGAAGATCTTCACTGGTGACATCATGCAGGTCCCACCtctgtgagtcagtgtgccTCTGGGAGTGAGTCAGTGTGCCTCTGGGAGTGAGTCAGTGTGCCTCTAGGAGTCAGTTTGCCTCTCATAGTGAGTCAGTGTGCCTCTAGGAGTCAGTTTGACTCTCATAGTGAGTCAGTGTGCCTCTAGGAGTCAGTTTGCCTCTCATAGTGAGTCAGTGTGCCTCTAGGAGTCAGTTTGCCTCTAATAGTGAGCCAGTGGTCCTCTGGGAAGGTGTAAGGTTAGTAAATAGAATGATCTCCTGCCTCTTTTTCTTGGGATCCTTGTGACAGTAAACTGTAGTCTCTCTGAGACAGCTCTGGTCAGGCAGAAGACATGGGCGGatccctgacctctgacatcTGGGGTTCTTCCAGCTACTCTGCGCTGAAGAAGGATGGCAAgcgtctgtctgtcctgctgaAGCAGGGCCACGAGGTGGAGGCCAAGCCCGCCCGGCCCGTCACCGTCCACAACATCTCCCTGCTGGACTTCCAGCCTCCTGGCTTCACCCtgggtctgtctctccaccacaGCTGTGTTGTGACCGGGCTCCCACACGCTTTCAGCTAACCAAACACACGTTCTGTTGTCCAGATATCGAGTCTGGGGGTGGATTCTACGTGAGAAGCTTGGTGGACGATCTTGGAAAAGGTGAAGAAGTCATAATCTACATTTGTACAGTATGTTATCATATTTGTGTTTTATAATATATTGTATCATATATTTGTGTGTCTCCGCCCCCAGCGCTGGCGTCTTGCGCCCATGTGAAGGAGCTGGTCCGGACCAAGCAGGGCCAGTTCACCCTGGACCTCTGTCTGAGAGAGGAGCAATGGACCCTGCACCACCTCCTCCAATCACTGCAGCCCTGcccggggtcaggggtcaacggAGAGACTGTGAACCCGGCCGCTCCCGTTCCCGGCCTGGGGGTGGAGGCGGGCCTGGGGGTGGAGGCGGGCCCAGATCAGAGAGGGGATCTGTAGTTCTGCTGCATTCCTTGATGTGCTTTGTAACTTCCGGTCAGAGCCGGGTTACAGAGTGGGAGCAGAgttggtgaggagggtgagggaggagagaagtggcAGGATTTGGAGACAGGGCCAGGTGAAAACATGTCATCACTTGGTCCCAGGATGGTGGTGTAACTCCACCCCTCAGCTCAGCCTGCGAAGGCTTCTCCTGTGTCTTAGTTACATCATGTTCTTTTCTCCAGGGTGGTGTCCTCATCTGTAGACACCATGTCTGTTCCCCAgcaacatggaggaggaggggcaggtcgAGAGCGAGCCTGCGACATGGAAGCGGCTCACTAACCAGCTGCTGTTCCTACTGGACTCCAAGCTTCGTGCCTGAACGTGATATTGTTGTTTTATTTGATGATATGCAATGTTTAAACGGTGTTAACATCTGTGATTGTAAGATGTATAATACAAGGTTTCATTCCTAAATCAGGTAGGATGTGTGCATTGTACACTTCAGTTTAAAGTCAACACTCAGACTCCtgggaaaggagaggatagaATGACGTCTATTATTTTTAAGTTGCTGCGGTAATGACACCATTTTGGTGAGACATGATTGATTGTTCTTTTGATTCAATTTCTTTTCATATAAAACACCAGATGAAGTGTTTGTGTCCGTGTGTTATTTCCCTTTGCTTACTCTGGTCCAGACATACAAATCCTCATTTTATTACATTAAATCCACTTTATGGCTCTGGATTACTTTTTTAAATGATCTGGCACAAGAGAAAGCTATTTGTGGTTTAGAGGGGGAAATTTACAGATCTGTTTGTCCATGTGAGTTTTACTGGAATAATCCCATAGCCCTAGTCCTGGCGGTTTCAACTGGATTCACCTCAACACCTTGTTGATAACAGCCTGTAAACCGCATAGCTCTAGGACATTTCAGTGTTTGGATAAGTGCAGTTTTTGTGTGTAataattgtttttgtttaccAAGGTAGGAACCCCAGGTACTGAATATGTAGTGAGGACTGGCTGCTAGCTGTGCATGCTACCCTTATCCCAAACATAACTAAGACAGACTCTTCACAACTATAACTGACACTTATGATGCTAATGATTGGTATTGAATGGAATATGCTATTCAAATATTACAGGAACTATTATCAGATTATATTGGAGCATAATAGCATAGTTACATTAACATGCATCAAAGGGACACTGGAAGGGATTTTAACGGAGAAACAGGTTCCCCGCTAGGGTGCGCTGTTCCAGGCTGCTGCGCCTCAGTCCAGACTCCAGGTTAGAGAAGGTCATGGTCTCCAGCTAAAACAACCGGACTCACAGTTAAATACTAACACAGCTCACCACAACTCTAACTCAACACCAGAATGTTAGAAGTTCAAGGTTATCTCTATTGTCCCAGAAGGGGAAAATATTTTGCAGCAAGGGTTCACATGAGAACAGAAAGCAAaggacaacatcaacaacacaaTAAAACCACAGAGCAACTACCGGAACATGGAAATTCATACCAAATGCAAGTAAGAGAATAGGCAATGTGCAAAGTAGGCTACAGGATCTATCCTTAGATGAGAACGACGCCTCTACAACAAGCCACCATCAACAACTACCATCGCAGCCTCCCTCCCGCCATCTCCTCAGGGGAACCACATGTTGTCATGATCGCAGCACAATGTGTTCGGCTGCTCCGTCGGGGCCCCTTCTTTAATTAGCAGCAGCTACTGCAGTGCGCCACGCACAGACATATGGCTCAGCCCTACCATCAACCCCTACTGGAACCCACAAACATGATGACTCAGTCAGTCACTATCTGGTCTCCACGCACCCTGCCAGCACAGGACAAATTGAAGCCTTTGCTAACTTGAACTGTGCCTGACTGAAAGTCACATTAAGGCCAGTAACCAGAGTTTTTGTGAGGTCCAACTACAGATGTAAATAATAGGTCTGGGATTGTTTTTTTTGGATGGGGCAACATTTCAATAAtgaattatgtgtgtgttgttttactGAGGTCTGAAAGCCCTGTAGCCCGCCTCACGGCAGGGGCGGAGGTTTGTTTTCAGATGTGGGTGGGACAGCGTTTTTAATAACTGGGGATGCAGCCGTTAAATATAATTTGAttaataaagtgtgtgtgcgtgtgtgtgtgtgtgtgtgtgtgtgtgggggggggtactttactgtgcctggtagctgagatgtttttattttgctttggataaaagctctCAGGTCGCAGTAGAAAGAAATGTGTCTCCCTTTGGAATGTAAAGGTTAGCGTTTGTAGTTTCTCATAGTGGCACACATAACTAGAGTATGGCAACTGCGAGTATATGGTGACCTCTTATATACTGAGATAGACAATGGAATAGGTTCTGAAATAGTATTTGTTACAATGCCAGACTATCTGTTCTGTCAGGTTTAAACACACCCTATTATACAACTCAAGTTATTTTAATTCAAAATTTTCTACTCTTACAGGATTGTGAGAAAGAGTATTTATCCTtgctccagcctccagctcagACTATGAACTGATAAGAATGGGGTTTTAAATGCCGCATTGAAGACGTCGTCTCTTTTCTTAACTGTGTCTTTAAACTGGTACAAGTTTCTGCGCACATGCGCACAGCTGTCTGTAGACTTTTCTTCAACCTGAGGAGCTGCTAGCCGCTAGCCGCTAACAAGCCCAGCACTGGCTAGCTACTCTGCTAGTGTGGACACACAAGAcccgctagctagctaaagtgCGCCGCATAGTTGTTTTTCCGAATGGATTAAATGGAAGCGCCACAACACCAAAGGCCTAAACATCACCTTAACGAGTGCCTGTAAAATAGATTGGACAACAATGACTAAACCTTGCAATTATGAAGACTTGCTAAATCCCCCCTCGCCAAGACCACCAGCAACAACATCGCTGTTATTGACTACTGCTGCAATCCTGATAAGATTACGGGGCCACAATTGAAAAGGACTTTTGGTCCTTTTGTTCACTTTAAATGTTGAGAAGATCATATTTATCATTTGTGGCGTACATATCTGTGGGACTACCGCACCACAATCGAATCCTTTATGACCAAACCATAAGCTAATTGTCGGTGGAATTGTTTACGCGTTAAAATGGCTGCTGAAATGTAGGTTTGGTTGAGAATCATCTTCAATAAGATGTAGTAAATGTTGCCACAATGTTTCTTTCTTGACGTATAAGTGGAAATTTGGGACAATGCGTCGCCTTCAACATTTTTGCAGTATTACTCGCTGAACTGATTTTTCCACCCGTAACTGCAGGAGGCAGAGTGAAGGGAATTTATTTTAAGATTACTGTTCAATTCGTGAGCTGTCAGCTTTTAcgtctatatattttttcaaatgatttaaCATTTTCGCTGTCGAATAGCTTTTCTGTGTGCACTAGATGCAGTAGTTTATATCCAATTGATTATGCAaagcattaaaaaaacattcacCACCACTACCCTGAATCAGTCCACTGGTTAAACAACCTGGGGTACCACAAAACCAAGACTTTACCGAATAGAGGCCTTGATCTTTTGACGTTTTCTAAAGGTAAAATGGATGCTGAGAAAACCTGTTGGACTGCTTCGTTCCCTGTCAGAGCCAGGCAGGACCGAGACAGCGGACTGCAGGGGAGCAGGCAGGTCCGAGACAGCGGACTGCAGGGGAGCAGGCAGGACCCAGACAGCGGACTGCAAGGGGGCAGGCAGGACCGAGACAGCGGACTGCAAGGGAGCAGGCAGGGCCAAGACAGCGGACTGCAGGGGAGCAGGCAGGACCGAGACAGCGGACTGCAAGGGAGCAGGCAGGGCCAAGACAGCGGACTGCAGGGGAGCAGGCAGGACCGAGACAGCGGACTGCAAGGGAGCAGGCAGGACCGAGACAGCGGACTGCAAGGGAGCAGGCAGGACCGAGACAGCGGACTGCAAGGGAGCAGGCAGGGCCGAGACAGCGGACTGCAAGGGAGCAGGCAGGGCCGAGACAGCGGACTGCGGGGTATCAACAGATACTTGCTGCTGTATGTTTTGTTCTACTTTGTGCTCTTCACACACGCCTCCCCGGCGAAGTCTTGTGATAAAAACTGCCTGTCTGGGAAGTGTGTCAATGGGACATGTGTCTGCGACCGAGGATGGGTCGGGGACCAATGCCAGCACTGCCAAGGAAGGTTCAAGTAAGTTGTCTGTTTTGTAGCAGTTCCTTGTTGCAGCGATGTTTAGAGCAGAAACAACCGTGATACGTCTATAGGTACATACATGACATGTAGCTATAATCATAAACGGTCTAAATCTCTTGACTAAAGTCAGACTATCCCAGGATTGATCTGTGTTCCAGTACTTGTTCCAAAAACACGTTTTAGTTTATGTCACCCTTAACCTTACTTAACTTGTGTTTTCTAAAATACATGTTTAGAATGGCTTGTGTGTAGATGGATGAGTCAGATTACATGGATCATTCCTCCTCCGGTATCCTGGagcaccccagtctccctgGTGCTTGTGCTGGGAGCTGTAAGGACCAGTCAGCCCTGGAGATCACCAGGACGTCTGCCTGATGTAGCAGTGTGGTGTGGGCCAGGAgatgcagggctggtctgcagTCATGCAGGGTGGtctgggtgggtggtggtggtggtggtgggggggtgtctgCAGTCACTGCAGAAGGACAGACAAAGATGtacagtagagagaggaggagagagagagaggtgtacagtagagagaggagaagagagagagctgtacagtagagagaggagaagagagaggtgtacagtagagaggagaggtgtacagtagagaggaggggagagaggtgtacagtagagagaggaggagagggaggtgtacagtacagagaggaggagagaggtgtacagtagagagaggaggagagagagaggtgtacagtagagagaggaggagagagagaggtgtacagtagagagaggatgagagaggtgtacagtagagagagaggtgtacagtagagagaggacagagagaagtgtagaggagagaggaggagagagagaggtgtacagtagagagaggacagagagaagtgtagaggagagaggaggagagagagaggtgtacagtagagagaggatgagagaggtgtacagtagagagagaagagagagaggtgtacagtagagagaggacagagagaagtgtagaggagagaggaggagagagagaggtgtacagtagagagaggacagagaagtgtagaggagagaggaggagagagaggtgtagaggagagaggaggagagagagaggtgtagaggagagagaggtgtagaggagagaggaggagagagagaggtgtagaggagagaggaggagagagagaggtgtagaggagagaggaggagagagagaggtgtagaggagagaggaggagagagagaggtgtacagtagagagaggaggagagagagaggtgtacagTAGAGACAGGATGTGTCAGATGGAGGGTTAATGAGGATGGAGAACTCTGCCGTTGAGGTGTCTATAAATATAACTTGTGTTCAGTTCTGGTAGagcacatctgtctgtctgtctttgtgtctctccctgCAGATTATagtaccagacagacaggctggctggcctcagacagacacattgTTGTTCTGTGGACATGCAGACTGACACACTCTTGAGGTTTAAGTTAACCATTGAAACACTTGAGATGGGGCATCAATGTCTGTTAATATTTAAAGCAGAGAGTACAGTGTTGTATTCATCAGCTTGATGGACTCAGTGGAAGcaggtgtctcccctgctccatcAGGGGTCTCTCTGAGGTCTGTGGGTGAACACAGACCTGCtctccaggagtgtgtgtatgtcagctaaagggtgtgtgtgtgtgtgtgtcagctaacaggtgtgtgtgtgtagctgaacATGTCTGAGTGTTTACAGCCCAGCGTGTCGTCTGTCCTCTTGTGTTACAgcacactcagacagacagacgggagcagagagaggtctACACAGTGGCTGGTCCAACCAGGAACCACTAACCCtaatgcaggcagacagggctgcagggctgcaggcaggcagggctgcaggcagacagggctgcaggcagacagggctgcaggcagacagggctgcaggcagacagggctgcaggcagacagggctgcaggcaggcagggctgcaggcaggcagggctgcaggcaggcagggctgcaggcaggcagggctgcaggcaggcagggctgcaggcaggcaggtagtaTGAGGGGAGAGAACAGCAACAGAAAGGCCATCTAAGGGGACAGCTAGATTCACAGAGTAAAGTATTAACATGTTCACTGTGACTCAGAGGTGACAGGGCTGTGATCCAATGTTCTGGGGTCAAAACATCTACCGTACTGCCCCAGGTGACCTgatgtgatgctgtttaacagcAGGAACTGACCCAGGTGACCTgatgtgatgctgtttaacagcAGGAACTGACCCAGGTGACCTgatgtgatgctgtttaacagcAGGAACTGACCCAGGTGACCTgatgtgatgctgtttaacagcAGGAACTGACCCAGGTGACCTgatgtgatgctgtttaacagcAGGAACTGACCCAGGTGACCTgatgtgatgctgtttaacagcAGGAACTGATCCAGGTGACCTgatgtgatgctgtttaacagcAGGAACTGACCCAGGTGACCTgatgtgatgctgtttaacagcAGGAACTGACCCAGGTGACCTgatgtgatgctgtttaacagcAGGAACTGACCCAGGTGACCTgatgtgatgctgtttaacagcAGGAACTGACCCAGGTGACCTgatgtgatgctgtttaacagcAGGAACTGACCCAGGTGACCTgatgtgatgctgtttaacagcAGGAACTGGGCCTGGAAGCAACACGAACAAGCTTGACTTGCATCACAGACAAAACATGAGCCAAATGGTTCTCTGACATTAAGGG includes:
- the trub1 gene encoding probable tRNA pseudouridine synthase 1 is translated as MAGIVTNGSVPKHASLSTLQSLNGLFAIYKKEGPTSADVLNSLKEALLKEAGVKNPNPRKRKKQALKIGHGGTLDSAASGVLVVGIGNGTKMLSTMLAGSKKYRAVGELGKATDTLDATGSVVHQEKYDHITQELLQEKLKIFTGDIMQVPPLYSALKKDGKRLSVLLKQGHEVEAKPARPVTVHNISLLDFQPPGFTLDIESGGGFYVRSLVDDLGKALASCAHVKELVRTKQGQFTLDLCLREEQWTLHHLLQSLQPCPGSGVNGETVNPAAPVPGLGVEAGLGVEAGPDQRGDL